One window from the genome of Pedobacter schmidteae encodes:
- a CDS encoding SLC5 family protein: protein MNSNFTALDAAVFGIYILGIIALGIYASRKGSSTKRDYFLAGDKLPWWMVGGSIIAANISSHQLVGVMGVAYSRGFVAVVTEWGAILIGFNALLWVFLPFYLRNGFYTMPEFLQKRFGEGARTIYSVLVLLTYIFVEISAVLYLGALSLQALLGIPMISSVLILAITTGIYTIAGGLRAVIWTEMVQLAVLMLGMFALSYTTIDAAGGFSAVLETTKDWKLMMPASDPDFPWTMYLGGLLCISIFYNATNQFIVQRTLAAKNEWHARMGIIFGDYLKFLLPLLIIFPALVAAKLFPHLDKPDLLFATLVENLLPSGLVGLVMAGLIAAVMSHLSGAINSCTTILTMDVYLPYIRPQSTEKQSVRFGKVTGVVIITLGIICTALLTQYSHKPIFIYLMNAYGYFTPGIATMFLLGILWKRTTHAGALVAGLLTIPLSLAIEYGFPGMPFFNRTGIVFWSCMVCCVLVSLLTKPKPAAELTGLIWTRDSLSLPLAERAQQRGWRNPFIWWAIVTVMVLYFYIKYA, encoded by the coding sequence ATGAACTCAAATTTTACTGCCCTTGATGCTGCCGTTTTCGGTATTTATATTCTGGGTATTATTGCGCTTGGTATTTATGCTTCAAGAAAAGGCAGTAGTACAAAAAGAGATTATTTTTTGGCTGGCGATAAGTTGCCATGGTGGATGGTTGGGGGGAGTATTATAGCTGCGAATATCAGCAGTCACCAACTGGTGGGTGTAATGGGAGTGGCTTATAGTAGGGGTTTTGTGGCTGTGGTGACCGAATGGGGGGCGATATTGATTGGTTTTAACGCTTTGCTTTGGGTTTTTCTGCCTTTTTATCTGCGCAATGGCTTTTATACCATGCCCGAGTTTTTGCAGAAACGCTTTGGTGAAGGTGCGCGTACCATTTATTCAGTACTGGTATTGCTGACTTATATTTTTGTTGAGATCAGTGCGGTACTTTACCTGGGGGCCTTATCGCTGCAGGCGCTTTTGGGTATTCCTATGATCAGTAGTGTGTTGATATTGGCCATTACTACCGGTATTTATACCATTGCCGGTGGATTGCGTGCGGTGATCTGGACAGAGATGGTGCAGTTGGCGGTGTTGATGTTGGGGATGTTTGCGCTTTCCTATACTACCATAGATGCTGCCGGTGGCTTTTCGGCGGTGCTGGAAACTACTAAGGACTGGAAGCTGATGATGCCGGCAAGTGATCCCGATTTTCCATGGACCATGTATTTGGGGGGCTTGTTGTGTATCAGTATTTTTTATAATGCTACCAATCAGTTTATTGTGCAGCGTACGTTGGCGGCCAAAAATGAATGGCACGCCCGTATGGGGATCATCTTTGGTGATTATCTGAAATTTTTACTTCCTTTATTGATTATTTTTCCTGCCCTGGTTGCTGCAAAATTGTTTCCGCATCTGGATAAACCGGATCTGCTGTTTGCTACTTTGGTGGAGAATTTGTTGCCATCCGGATTGGTAGGGTTGGTAATGGCTGGCTTGATTGCTGCGGTCATGTCGCACCTTTCGGGTGCTATAAATTCCTGCACTACCATTTTAACTATGGATGTTTATTTGCCCTATATCCGGCCTCAGTCGACAGAAAAACAATCTGTAAGATTTGGAAAGGTGACGGGGGTGGTGATCATTACATTGGGTATTATATGTACCGCCTTGCTTACACAATATTCGCATAAACCTATTTTTATTTATTTGATGAATGCTTACGGCTATTTTACACCGGGTATTGCCACTATGTTTTTGCTGGGGATTTTGTGGAAACGTACTACGCATGCAGGGGCATTGGTGGCCGGGCTGTTGACTATTCCGTTGTCTTTGGCTATTGAGTATGGGTTCCCTGGAATGCCGTTTTTTAACCGTACGGGTATTGTTTTTTGGTCCTGCATGGTGTGCTGTGTATTGGTTAGTCTGCTTACCAAACCGAAGCCTGCGGCAGAACTTACAGGGTTGATCTGGACGCGTGATAGCCTTTCTTTGCCTCTTGCAGAACGTGCGCAACAACGCGGCTGGCGTAATCCTTTTATCTGGTGGGCAATTGTAACCGTAATGGTGCTCTATTTCTACATCAAATACGCGTAG
- a CDS encoding neutral/alkaline non-lysosomal ceramidase N-terminal domain-containing protein, with product MISDKSFTGIIGVAQEDITPPVGIYARSWGAALQDVAEGVHRPLKLTCTTFQQSNGDKPMVLISADMGWWKSAADERELRGALLDAFQLPSSHLMFCLSHTHAGPALFSEDAVKPGGEYIIPYLKLIRERAIAAVDQALKSAALSTLSWRYGKCSLATNRDLPDVNSDRLLVGFNPDEPADDTLLVGRIVDATGKITGTIVNYACHPTTLAWDNQLISPDYVGAMREMLEESYTAPCLFLQGASGELAPAEQYSGDCGLADAYGRQLGHAAMAVLESMYPANTGLALAEVVESGAPLAVWKKHAVPPSTVLRVEQVDMAMVLKKLPSLQEIERQWSECEDHVLKERLWRMRGIRKTVGEGDVSVMPLWVWRLGGACIVGQPNEAYSYFQQELRKQLYAYPVAVMNIVNGYAGYLPPQELYVKNMYAVWQTPFAAGALEQLTATAISIAKKMMT from the coding sequence ATGATCAGCGATAAATCATTTACCGGAATCATTGGGGTAGCACAGGAGGACATTACACCTCCGGTTGGTATTTATGCGCGCAGCTGGGGAGCCGCCTTGCAGGATGTTGCAGAAGGGGTTCACCGGCCATTAAAATTGACCTGTACTACATTTCAGCAAAGCAATGGGGATAAACCTATGGTCCTGATTTCAGCAGATATGGGCTGGTGGAAAAGTGCTGCAGATGAGCGGGAATTGCGAGGTGCCCTACTGGATGCTTTTCAGCTTCCTTCGTCGCATCTGATGTTTTGTTTGTCGCACACCCATGCCGGGCCTGCGCTGTTTTCTGAAGATGCTGTTAAGCCTGGTGGCGAATATATTATCCCTTATTTGAAGCTGATCCGGGAAAGGGCGATTGCCGCGGTTGACCAGGCATTAAAAAGTGCTGCTTTATCGACACTTTCCTGGCGTTATGGTAAATGCAGTCTGGCCACCAATCGTGATTTGCCGGATGTAAACAGCGACAGGTTATTGGTGGGATTTAATCCGGATGAACCTGCAGATGATACTTTGCTGGTGGGCCGCATTGTGGACGCAACGGGAAAGATTACGGGTACAATTGTAAATTATGCCTGTCACCCAACTACATTGGCCTGGGATAACCAATTGATTTCTCCTGATTATGTAGGTGCAATGCGCGAAATGCTTGAGGAAAGTTATACTGCACCCTGTCTTTTTTTACAAGGTGCTTCGGGCGAACTGGCGCCTGCAGAGCAATATTCGGGCGATTGCGGATTGGCCGATGCTTATGGTCGCCAGTTGGGGCATGCCGCTATGGCGGTATTGGAGTCGATGTATCCGGCAAATACGGGCCTCGCTTTAGCTGAGGTGGTGGAGTCGGGTGCGCCACTTGCGGTTTGGAAAAAACATGCCGTTCCACCGTCTACGGTATTGCGTGTTGAGCAGGTTGATATGGCTATGGTCTTAAAAAAACTGCCTTCATTGCAGGAGATTGAACGTCAATGGAGCGAGTGTGAAGACCATGTGTTAAAAGAGCGGCTTTGGCGTATGCGGGGGATCCGCAAAACGGTAGGTGAGGGCGATGTGTCGGTGATGCCGCTTTGGGTATGGAGATTGGGAGGGGCTTGTATAGTGGGGCAGCCGAATGAGGCTTATTCTTATTTTCAACAAGAACTGCGTAAGCAACTGTATGCGTATCCTGTGGCTGTGATGAACATTGTGAACGGTTATGCCGGTTACTTACCACCGCAGGAACTATATGTAAAAAATATGTATGCCGTTTGGCAAACACCCTTTGCTGCGGGGGCGCTGGAGCAATTGACTGCGACAGCTATTAGCATAGCAAAAAAAATGATGACCTAA
- a CDS encoding Nramp family divalent metal transporter → MKNLKKWLVSIGPGIVTAAIVFGPSKITITSKMGAMYGYSLLWVAVVAVFFMIVFTSISSRIGLASDVSLLSTIRNHYGKWVSICMGIGIFLVAASFQAGNSIGVGIAVGEATGTPPARWIILFNAIAIGLLFFRNFYKTLERLVITIVTLMLFSFLTTMFLSKPDVTGIVKGFVPSIPVGSGGLLIAFFASCFSIVGAFYQSYLIQARKKISPDLVLDNSKGLAGMIILGVMSSVLMICGAAVLHEQGIPVNKASDMARALEPLFGHNAALLFLIGLFGSSFSSLVGNATIGGSLLSDGFGYGSQLDSKVVKALIALVMIIGASIAIGYEKPPLELIIFAQSVTIFLVPFIGAAMYMLANKRSLMGGYVNTPFMRYAGFTGILLLVLLAIYNFNELFLK, encoded by the coding sequence ATGAAAAATTTAAAAAAATGGTTGGTTTCCATAGGGCCTGGAATTGTGACTGCAGCTATTGTATTTGGGCCAAGTAAAATTACAATTACCTCAAAAATGGGGGCTATGTATGGTTATAGCTTGTTGTGGGTAGCAGTTGTGGCTGTTTTTTTTATGATTGTATTTACTTCCATCAGCTCACGGATTGGCCTGGCCAGTGATGTTTCGTTGTTAAGTACTATCCGCAACCATTACGGCAAATGGGTTTCCATATGTATGGGGATTGGCATTTTTCTGGTAGCTGCGTCTTTTCAGGCAGGAAACTCTATTGGCGTTGGTATTGCTGTAGGCGAGGCTACCGGTACACCGCCTGCACGTTGGATTATCCTTTTTAATGCCATTGCCATCGGGCTACTGTTTTTTCGAAATTTTTATAAAACCCTCGAAAGATTGGTGATTACCATTGTAACCTTAATGCTCTTTTCGTTTTTAACCACCATGTTTTTGTCTAAGCCCGATGTTACGGGGATTGTAAAAGGCTTTGTTCCTTCCATTCCGGTAGGTTCGGGGGGCTTGCTCATTGCTTTTTTTGCTTCCTGTTTTTCTATTGTGGGGGCCTTTTATCAGTCTTATTTAATTCAGGCACGCAAAAAAATCAGTCCCGATCTGGTATTGGATAACAGTAAGGGGCTGGCAGGAATGATTATTTTAGGGGTGATGAGCTCGGTGCTGATGATATGTGGTGCAGCGGTATTGCACGAGCAGGGAATTCCTGTAAACAAGGCCTCGGATATGGCCAGGGCATTGGAGCCATTATTTGGTCATAATGCTGCGCTGTTGTTTTTGATTGGCTTGTTTGGTTCTTCATTCTCCTCGTTGGTGGGTAACGCAACTATTGGTGGTTCGCTACTTTCTGATGGTTTTGGCTATGGAAGTCAGCTCGACTCAAAGGTAGTAAAAGCACTCATAGCGCTGGTAATGATAATAGGCGCTTCCATTGCCATCGGGTATGAAAAGCCGCCGTTGGAGCTGATCATTTTTGCACAGAGTGTAACCATATTTCTAGTGCCCTTTATTGGAGCGGCCATGTATATGCTGGCCAATAAACGCAGTTTAATGGGGGGCTATGTCAATACGCCGTTTATGCGCTATGCCGGATTTACGGGTATTTTGCTGCTGGTTCTTCTGGCGATATATAATTTTAATGAACTGTTTTTAAAATAA